A region from the Triticum aestivum cultivar Chinese Spring chromosome 3D, IWGSC CS RefSeq v2.1, whole genome shotgun sequence genome encodes:
- the LOC123076173 gene encoding BTB/POZ and MATH domain-containing protein 1-like — protein sequence MDPPAEKGPAGKKIRARTSRDSNQRHGKVEAPVRLDVWECPKFVKRKALEKSSHLKDDSFTIRCDIIVLNEFRAKEGLPPGPALGSIPVPPSDLGQQLGDLLAADKGADVVFEVGGETFPAHRCLLAARSPVFSAELFGSMRESTGAGAVRVSDMEAGVFRALLRFVYTDSWPPETAEGEEFAMAQHLLVAADKYRMERLKLICEDKLCKNIAAGTAASILALAEVHHCHELKGACFHFLSSPKNLTAAMAGDDFENLRSSFHSLVKELIAKCSIDASAQ from the exons ATGGATCCCCCGGCTG AAAAAGGACCGGCTGGAAAAAAAATTCGTGCGCGCACCAGCCGGGATTCGAACCAACGACACGGCAAGGTGGAGGCCCCCGTCCGCCTTGATGTCTGGGAATGTCCCAAGTTCGTCAAGAGAAAGGCCCTGGAGAAATCGAGCCATCTCAAGGACGATTCCTTCACCATCCGCTGCGACATCATCGTCCTCAACGAGTTCCGCGCCAAGGAGGGGCTGCCGCCGGGCCCCGCTCTCGGATCCATCCCCGTGCCCCCGTCCGACCTGGGCCAGCAGCTCGGCGACCTCCTCGCGGCCGACAAGGGCGCCGACGTCGTCTTCGAGGTCGGCGGCGAGACGTTCCCGGCGCACCGGTGCCTGCTCGCGGCCCGGTCGCCCGTCTTCAGCGCCGAGCTCTTCGGCTCGATGAGGGAGAGCACCGGCGCCGGCGCGGTccgcgtgtccgacatggaggcggGTGTGTTCAGGGCGCTGCTCCGCTTCGTGTACACGGACTCGTGGCCGCCGGAGACGGCGGAAGGAGAGGAATTCGCCATGGCCCAGCATCTGCTCGTGGCGGCGGACAAGTACCGCATGGAGAGGCTCAAGCTAATCTGCGAGGACAAGCTGTGCAAGAACATCGCGGcgggcacggcggcgagcatcctGGCGTTGGCTGAGGTGCACCACTGCCATGAGCTCAAAGGTGCATGCTTCCATTTCCTCAGCTCTCCGAAGAACCTGACGGCAGCCATGGCCGGCGACGACTTCGAGAATCTGCGCTCAAGCTTCCACTCTCTTGTCAAGGAGTTGATTGCCAAGTGCTCGATCGATGCCTCAGCTCAGTGA
- the LOC123074218 gene encoding BTB/POZ and MATH domain-containing protein 1-like has translation MSSSASEIVADTTHGRHHLKIDGYSITKATLPTGEFLKSQPFSVGGRRWAIQYYPNGDPSSHKGHISLHLVLDDDVAGEVRAQVQFRFKAEKNQALSFLKSWGRKPAPLKLGRVEAGEAGVWECPNFVRRKTLEESDHLKDDSFTIRCDIIVVNEFRADGDPPRAAAPRSIPVPPSDLGQQLGDLLAADKGADVVFEVGGETFAAHRWLLAARSPVLSAELFGSMRESGGAGAVRVADMEAQVFKALLRFMYTDSWPLETAEEEEFAMAQHLLVAADKYRMERLKLICEDKLCKNIAAGTAASILALAEVHHCHELKGACFHFLSSPKNLTAAMAGDDFENLRSSFPSLVKELIATCSIDASAQ, from the coding sequence ATGTCGTCCAGCGCCTCCGAGATCGTGGCCGACACGACGCACGGGCGCCACCACCTGAAGATCGACGGCTACTCGATCACCAAGGCCACCCTGCCCACGGGGGAGTTCCTCAAGTCCCAGCCTTTCTCCGTCGGCGGCCGCCGCTGGGCCATCCAGTACTACCCCAACGGCGACCCGTCGTCGCACAAGGGCCACATCTCCCTCCACCTCGTCCTCGACGACGACGTCGCCGGAGAGGTGCGCGCGCAGGTCCAGTTCCGCTTTAAGGCGGAAAAGAACCAGGCGCTCTCCTTTCTCAAGAGCTGGGGCCGTAAGCCCGCGCCGCTGAAGCTCGGCAGGGTGGAGGCCGGCGAAGCTGGTGTCTGGGAGTGCCCGAATTTCGTCAGGAGGAAGACCCTGGAGGAATCGGACCATCTCAAGGACGACTCGTTCACCATCCGCTGCGATATCATCGTCGTCAACGAGTTCCGCGCCGATGGGGACCCGCCGCGGGCCGCCGCGCCAAGATCCATCCCTGTGCCCCCGTCCGACCTTGGCCAGCAGCTCGGCGACCTCCTCGCGGCCGACAAGGGCGCCGACGTCGTCTTCGAGGTCGGCGGCGAGACGTTCGCCGCGCACCGTTGGCTGCTCGCGGCCCGGTCGCCGGTCTTGAGCGCGGAGCTCTTCGGCTCGATGAGGGagagcggcggcgccggcgcggtgCGCGTGGCCGACATGGAGGCGCAGGTCTTCAAGGCGCTGCTCCGCTTCATGTACACGGACTCCTGGCCGCTGGAGACGGCGGAAGAAGAGGAATTCGCCATGGCCCAGCATCTGCTCGTGGCGGCGGACAAGTATCGCATGGAGAGGCTCAAGCTGATCTGCGAGGACAAGCTGTGCAAGAACATCGCGGcgggcacggcggcgagcatcctGGCGTTAGCTGAGGTGCACCACTGCCATGAGCTCAAAGGTGCATGCTTCCATTTCCTCAGCTCTCCGAAGAACCTGACGGCAGCCATGGCCGGCGACGACTTCGAGAATCTGCGCTCAAGCTTCCCCTCTCTTGTCAAGGAGTTGATTGCCACGTGCTCGATCGATGCCTCAGCTCAGTGA